A stretch of the Salvelinus fontinalis isolate EN_2023a chromosome 22, ASM2944872v1, whole genome shotgun sequence genome encodes the following:
- the LOC129820034 gene encoding cAMP-dependent protein kinase inhibitor alpha-like, whose amino-acid sequence MTEVVEPKLDFASSGRSGRRNALPDILGSPAGVNPTDLPLKLAELNLTDVQGEAQSPTAEEAPPPPESSEGNEGS is encoded by the exons ATGACGGAAGTGGTAGAGCCCAAGCTGGACTTTGCATCCTCGGGTCGCTCGGGGAGAAGGAACGCCCTACCTGACATCCTGGGTTCACCGGCTGGGGTCAACCCCACTGACCTTCCACTCAAACTGGCCGAGCTCAACCTCACAG ATGTTCAGGGAGAAGCCCAGTCTCCCACGGCGGAGGAGGCCCCACCCCCTCCAGAGAGCTCTGAGGGAAATGAGGGATCATAA